The Halorientalis sp. IM1011 genome window below encodes:
- a CDS encoding TIGR04347 family pseudo-SAM/SPASM protein, with amino-acid sequence MISVSKLLCDLDAEGDGLRYDAADESDREQIREEKQRRPVVVWNTTKQCNLYCDHCYAAADTETAPGELSTAEGKRLLDDLADYGVPVVLFSGGEPLVRDDLEELVAYAADSGIRPVLSTNGTLITEERAHDLKDAGLQYAGVSVDGLPERNDAFRGEEGAFDAALRGIEACQSAGLKTGLRYTITKHNADDLEDVVELLHDAGLDRFCFYHLDYGGRGNEIQDVDLTPEERREAVQTVCDMTREYHARGEEIETLLVGNYADAGYLVEYAREHLSDAAAERIYRYLQINGGDPTGERVADVDYQGNVHLTQFWQNYSLGNVRDRPFGAIWDDESNPLLQKLRNREDHLTGKCADCAYQSVCRGGSRLRALSVHDDPFAPDPQCYLHDDEIAGESPMFDTGPEPAD; translated from the coding sequence ATGATCTCCGTCAGTAAACTCCTCTGCGACCTCGACGCCGAGGGGGACGGCCTCCGGTACGACGCCGCCGACGAGTCCGACCGCGAGCAGATCCGCGAGGAGAAACAGCGCCGCCCCGTCGTCGTCTGGAACACCACCAAGCAGTGCAACCTCTACTGCGACCACTGCTACGCCGCCGCCGACACCGAGACCGCGCCGGGCGAACTCTCGACCGCGGAAGGCAAGCGCCTGCTCGACGACCTGGCCGACTACGGCGTCCCCGTCGTCCTCTTCTCGGGCGGGGAACCGCTGGTTCGGGACGACCTCGAAGAACTCGTCGCCTACGCCGCCGACAGCGGGATTCGCCCCGTGCTCTCGACCAACGGGACGCTCATCACGGAGGAACGCGCCCACGATCTGAAAGACGCCGGCCTGCAGTACGCCGGCGTCTCCGTCGACGGGCTCCCCGAGCGCAACGACGCCTTCCGCGGGGAGGAGGGCGCGTTCGACGCAGCGCTCCGGGGCATCGAGGCCTGCCAGTCCGCGGGCCTCAAGACCGGCCTCCGATACACGATCACGAAACACAACGCCGACGACCTCGAAGACGTGGTCGAGTTGCTCCACGACGCCGGGCTCGACCGGTTCTGTTTCTACCACCTGGACTACGGCGGCCGCGGCAACGAGATTCAGGACGTGGACCTCACGCCCGAGGAGCGCCGCGAAGCGGTCCAGACGGTCTGTGACATGACCCGCGAGTACCACGCCCGCGGCGAGGAGATCGAGACCCTGCTGGTGGGTAACTACGCCGACGCCGGCTACCTCGTCGAGTACGCCCGCGAGCATCTGAGCGACGCCGCCGCCGAGCGGATCTACCGCTACCTGCAGATCAACGGTGGCGACCCGACCGGCGAGCGCGTCGCCGACGTTGACTACCAGGGCAACGTCCACCTCACCCAGTTCTGGCAGAACTACTCGCTGGGTAACGTCCGGGACCGCCCGTTCGGTGCGATCTGGGACGACGAGTCCAACCCACTCCTCCAGAAACTCCGGAACCGCGAGGACCACCTCACGGGGAAGTGCGCGGACTGTGCCTACCAGTCGGTCTGTCGCGGCGGCTCGCGACTGCGCGCGCTGTCGGTCCACGACGACCCCTTCGCCCCCGACCCGCAGTGTTACCTCCACGACGACGAGATCGCCGGCGAGAGCCCGATGTTCGACACCGGGCCGGAACCGGCGGACTGA
- a CDS encoding halocyanin domain-containing protein, protein METERSSDSDGSATSRRGFLRTAAVGAAATSVAAGATGTATAQEGTPAPEDMFDGWLSETTNFDGTVVDETGQDSITIAVGGNSLVFDPPAVRVDPGTTITWEWEGGRHNVVGENRDFSSGDPTSETGTTYEQTFEETGVVKYLCEPHAGVMQGVVVVGDAEAGAGGEGGDHGGGELVLTDSLLAMGVALVLGVLSPILFAVHLAMNRDKVGGRGNSGDGELKRIDSQD, encoded by the coding sequence ATGGAGACAGAACGTTCGAGCGATTCCGACGGGTCGGCGACCAGTCGTCGCGGCTTTCTGCGGACTGCGGCGGTAGGCGCGGCGGCCACGAGCGTCGCGGCAGGTGCGACCGGGACGGCGACGGCACAGGAAGGGACGCCAGCACCGGAGGACATGTTCGACGGGTGGCTGTCGGAGACGACCAACTTCGACGGCACCGTCGTCGACGAGACCGGGCAGGACTCGATCACCATCGCGGTCGGTGGCAACAGCCTCGTGTTCGACCCGCCCGCGGTCCGGGTCGATCCCGGCACGACGATCACCTGGGAGTGGGAAGGTGGCCGTCACAACGTCGTCGGCGAAAACCGCGACTTCTCCAGCGGTGACCCGACCAGCGAGACGGGGACGACCTACGAGCAGACCTTCGAGGAAACCGGCGTCGTCAAGTACCTCTGTGAGCCCCACGCCGGCGTCATGCAAGGCGTCGTCGTCGTCGGCGACGCCGAAGCCGGTGCGGGCGGCGAAGGCGGTGACCACGGCGGCGGCGAACTCGTCCTGACCGACAGCCTGCTTGCGATGGGCGTCGCTCTGGTGCTCGGCGTGCTCTCGCCGATTCTGTTCGCCGTCCACCTCGCGATGAACCGCGACAAGGTCGGCGGCCGCGGCAACTCCGGCGACGGCGAACTCAAGCGGATCGACTCACAGGACTGA
- a CDS encoding long-chain-fatty-acid--CoA ligase, translating into MEKPLLVTDFLDRARRHYGDEEAVVATTGERYSYDELGERADGFSAFLQDRGIEKGDRVAVLDPNTHYHLEAAYGSMQIGAVHTPLNYRLVPDDFEYILSDAEVDAIYADHEYADRIEAVRDDVPTETFVTNDVDAVDGDWESFDAVIEDAGTDYDRPEMSEDDDITINYTSGTTGDPKGVVRTHRTETIHAYLVSVHQEIRDDDVYLWTLPMFHVNGWGHIYAVTGMGATHVCTRGVDAEWIFDTVAEEDVSYMCGAPTVLNMLSDHYESEDGDVTTTGDNPVRIATAGSAPPEATIRKVEDEFGWRLKHVYGATETGPLITTSDAPRLLDADSDSRFKIKKRQGLGYLGTDVRVVDEDGEEVPWDDGTIGEVVVRGNQVMDRYWNKPEATEEAFTDRIEGYYHTGDLAVVDEHGMISIQDRKKDIIISGGENISSIELEDTLYEHDAVSQVAVIPSPSEEWGETPKAFVVPSNDDPENPPVSPEELKTFCESQLAGYKVVHRFEFVEELPTTATGKIQKYELREQEWDDEDSMVGQG; encoded by the coding sequence ATGGAGAAACCACTGCTGGTCACGGACTTTCTGGACCGGGCGCGACGCCACTACGGCGACGAGGAGGCCGTCGTCGCGACGACCGGGGAGCGGTACAGCTACGACGAACTCGGAGAGCGAGCCGACGGGTTTTCCGCATTTCTGCAGGATCGGGGCATCGAGAAAGGGGACCGCGTGGCGGTACTGGACCCCAACACGCACTACCACCTCGAAGCCGCCTACGGGAGCATGCAGATCGGTGCCGTCCACACGCCGCTGAACTACCGGCTGGTCCCCGACGACTTCGAGTACATCCTGAGCGACGCCGAGGTCGACGCCATCTACGCCGACCACGAGTACGCGGACCGGATCGAGGCCGTCAGGGACGACGTGCCGACCGAGACGTTCGTCACCAACGACGTCGACGCGGTCGACGGCGACTGGGAGTCCTTCGACGCGGTGATCGAAGACGCCGGCACCGACTACGACCGGCCGGAGATGAGCGAGGACGACGACATCACGATCAACTACACCTCCGGGACGACCGGCGATCCGAAGGGTGTCGTCCGGACCCACCGGACCGAGACGATCCACGCCTACCTCGTCTCCGTCCACCAGGAGATTCGCGACGACGACGTCTACCTCTGGACCCTGCCGATGTTCCACGTCAACGGCTGGGGGCACATCTACGCCGTCACGGGCATGGGCGCGACCCACGTCTGCACCCGCGGCGTCGACGCCGAGTGGATCTTCGACACAGTCGCCGAGGAGGACGTCTCCTACATGTGCGGTGCACCGACGGTGTTGAACATGCTCTCCGATCACTACGAGAGCGAGGACGGTGACGTGACGACCACCGGCGACAACCCCGTTCGCATCGCCACCGCCGGGAGCGCACCGCCCGAAGCCACCATCCGGAAAGTAGAGGACGAGTTCGGCTGGCGACTCAAACACGTCTACGGCGCGACCGAGACTGGCCCGCTGATCACCACCTCCGACGCCCCCCGGCTGCTCGACGCGGACAGCGATTCGCGGTTCAAGATCAAGAAGCGACAGGGCCTCGGCTACCTCGGGACGGACGTGCGCGTCGTCGACGAGGACGGCGAGGAAGTGCCGTGGGACGACGGGACCATCGGCGAGGTGGTCGTCCGCGGCAATCAGGTGATGGATCGCTACTGGAACAAACCAGAGGCCACCGAGGAGGCCTTCACCGACCGGATCGAGGGCTACTACCACACCGGCGACCTCGCCGTGGTCGACGAGCACGGGATGATCTCGATTCAGGACCGCAAGAAAGACATCATCATCTCGGGCGGGGAGAACATCTCGAGCATCGAACTGGAGGACACCCTCTACGAACACGACGCGGTGAGTCAGGTCGCGGTGATCCCCTCGCCCAGCGAGGAGTGGGGCGAGACGCCCAAGGCCTTCGTCGTCCCGTCCAACGACGACCCCGAGAACCCGCCGGTCTCGCCCGAGGAACTCAAGACCTTCTGCGAGTCGCAACTGGCCGGCTACAAGGTCGTCCACCGGTTCGAGTTCGTCGAGGAGCTCCCGACGACGGCGACGGGCAAGATCCAGAAGTACGAACTCCGCGAGCAGGAGTGGGACGACGAGGACAGCATGGTCGGCCAGGGGTGA
- a CDS encoding universal stress protein — translation MTDHVLVPVDASPLSEQAVEFALEEYADDATITVLHVIDFVEAGYGAPMEASLPGYWEDWYETEKENAEELFENLQSMADDYDVTLATETVMGQPARSIVEFADTEPIDHVVMGSHGRSGVSRILLGSVAETVLRRAHCPVTIVR, via the coding sequence ATGACCGATCACGTACTGGTGCCAGTCGACGCCTCACCGCTGTCCGAGCAGGCGGTGGAGTTCGCCCTCGAGGAGTACGCCGACGACGCGACGATCACCGTCCTGCACGTCATCGATTTCGTCGAGGCGGGCTACGGTGCGCCGATGGAGGCCTCACTCCCGGGCTACTGGGAAGACTGGTACGAGACGGAAAAAGAGAACGCGGAAGAACTGTTCGAGAATCTCCAGTCGATGGCCGACGACTACGACGTTACGCTGGCGACCGAGACGGTGATGGGCCAACCGGCCCGCAGCATCGTGGAGTTCGCCGACACCGAACCGATCGATCACGTCGTCATGGGAAGCCACGGTCGCTCGGGCGTCTCCCGGATCTTGCTCGGGAGCGTCGCCGAGACGGTCCTCCGACGCGCCCACTGTCCCGTCACGATCGTCCGCTGA
- a CDS encoding DEAD/DEAH box helicase, whose translation MDETIRWLRERPYYDGQITHHETVPGREASFADLDLPDRLATALEKREIERLYRHQADAVERVRAGDDVVLATDTASGKSLAYTVPAFERALDHTGCTLYVAPQVALIEDQTDALQDLAHGLGFGSRVTVAQYTGRQSKSEKEAIRERQPTVLLTTPDMLHYGILPHSHRLWDWFFERLETVVIDEVHEYRGVFGSQIGLVIRRLNRVCDRFDASPQYVCCSATIGNPVEHAATVTGRPESSFAAITTDESATGPTHWLVWNPPEYEENRGWGSGRRKSSHTETKRLFVDLVSRGLQTVVFTRSRQTAERYATESADELRRRGDREAADGVTAYQAALTSERRRSVEDGLQSGEIRGVWSTNALELGVDIGGLDAVLLDGYPGTRMQAFQQAGRAGRGTDPSLVVMVAGEDQLDQYFATNPVEFFEGEPERAISNPGNRNLMPGHVLSAARETWLTPTDDRHFGAVFPEVVAELTETGDLDRRETDAGIRWLYDGDGSPQHEMNLRTVDDRQVKLRDRASGDTIAELPFGDALRDAHPGAIYHHQGRSYEVVDLDLDLGVAELSQTHADYYTQVLHDKTITVEEDRAETTLPGRSDSTLRLADVTMRKQITGYERRDGSSGEPLGRFGLDLPETTLSTTAFYFTVPEPVETEMRQRAGDREGIANTDEAFGGGIHAAEHATIAMMPAELLCDRRDVGGLSTPLHPHTDQSTIFVYDGYPGGVGLTERAYADIGSLLSTTRRMVASCECSDGCPACVQSPHCGNANDPLDKDLALFLLEEVEG comes from the coding sequence GTGGACGAGACGATCCGCTGGCTCCGCGAGCGCCCCTATTACGACGGGCAGATCACCCACCACGAGACGGTCCCCGGCCGCGAGGCCAGCTTCGCCGATCTCGACCTCCCGGATCGACTGGCTACCGCCCTCGAGAAACGGGAAATCGAGCGGCTCTACCGCCACCAGGCAGACGCCGTCGAGCGCGTCCGGGCCGGCGACGACGTGGTGCTGGCGACCGACACCGCGAGCGGGAAGAGCCTCGCCTACACCGTCCCCGCCTTCGAACGCGCGCTCGATCACACTGGCTGTACCCTCTACGTCGCCCCGCAGGTCGCACTCATCGAGGACCAGACCGACGCCCTGCAGGACCTCGCACACGGCCTCGGCTTCGGCAGTCGCGTCACGGTCGCCCAGTACACCGGCCGGCAGTCGAAATCCGAGAAAGAGGCGATCAGGGAGCGCCAGCCCACCGTCTTGCTGACGACGCCGGACATGCTCCACTACGGCATCCTGCCCCACAGCCACCGGCTCTGGGACTGGTTCTTCGAGCGCCTCGAAACGGTGGTGATCGACGAGGTCCACGAGTACCGCGGCGTGTTCGGCAGTCAGATCGGACTCGTCATCCGCCGACTGAATCGGGTCTGTGATCGATTCGACGCCTCACCCCAGTACGTCTGCTGTTCGGCGACCATCGGCAATCCGGTCGAACACGCGGCGACGGTGACGGGGCGGCCAGAGTCCTCGTTCGCGGCGATTACGACCGACGAGAGCGCGACGGGGCCGACCCACTGGCTGGTCTGGAATCCGCCGGAGTACGAGGAGAACAGGGGCTGGGGAAGCGGCCGCCGGAAGTCCAGCCACACCGAGACGAAGCGGCTGTTCGTCGACCTCGTGAGCCGCGGACTCCAGACCGTCGTGTTCACCCGCTCGCGCCAGACCGCCGAGCGCTACGCCACGGAGAGCGCCGACGAGTTGCGCCGGCGGGGCGACCGCGAGGCGGCCGACGGCGTGACGGCCTACCAGGCGGCGCTGACGAGCGAGCGCCGCCGGTCGGTGGAGGACGGGCTCCAGTCCGGCGAGATCCGGGGCGTCTGGAGCACGAACGCGCTCGAACTCGGCGTCGACATCGGCGGCCTCGACGCGGTCCTGCTCGACGGCTACCCCGGCACCCGGATGCAGGCCTTCCAGCAGGCCGGCCGCGCCGGCCGCGGGACCGACCCGAGCCTCGTGGTCATGGTCGCCGGCGAGGACCAGCTCGACCAGTACTTCGCGACGAATCCCGTGGAGTTCTTCGAGGGCGAACCGGAACGCGCCATCTCGAACCCGGGGAATCGAAACCTGATGCCCGGCCACGTCCTGTCGGCCGCCCGCGAGACGTGGCTCACGCCGACCGACGACCGCCACTTCGGCGCGGTGTTCCCCGAGGTCGTGGCCGAGTTGACCGAGACCGGCGACCTCGACCGACGGGAGACCGACGCCGGCATCCGCTGGCTCTACGACGGCGACGGGAGCCCACAGCACGAGATGAACCTCCGGACCGTCGACGACCGGCAGGTCAAGCTACGGGACCGCGCGAGCGGTGATACCATCGCGGAACTCCCCTTCGGCGACGCCCTCCGGGACGCCCACCCGGGCGCGATCTACCACCATCAGGGCCGCAGCTACGAGGTGGTCGATCTCGACCTCGATCTGGGCGTCGCAGAACTCTCCCAGACCCACGCCGACTACTACACGCAGGTACTCCACGACAAGACGATCACCGTCGAGGAAGACCGCGCGGAGACGACGCTGCCGGGGCGGTCCGACAGCACCTTGCGGCTCGCGGACGTGACGATGCGCAAGCAGATCACGGGCTACGAGCGCCGGGACGGCTCCAGCGGCGAACCCCTCGGCCGGTTCGGGCTGGACCTGCCCGAGACGACGCTTTCGACGACCGCCTTCTACTTCACCGTCCCCGAACCGGTGGAGACGGAGATGCGCCAGCGGGCGGGCGATCGGGAGGGAATCGCGAACACCGACGAGGCCTTCGGGGGCGGCATCCACGCCGCCGAGCACGCCACGATCGCCATGATGCCCGCCGAACTCCTCTGTGACCGCCGGGACGTGGGCGGGCTGTCGACGCCGCTGCACCCCCACACGGACCAGTCGACCATCTTCGTCTACGACGGCTACCCCGGCGGCGTCGGGTTGACGGAACGCGCCTACGCCGATATCGGGTCGCTCCTCTCGACGACCCGGCGGATGGTCGCCTCGTGTGAGTGTTCGGACGGCTGTCCGGCCTGCGTCCAGTCGCCCCACTGCGGGAACGCCAACGACCCGCTGGACAAGGACCTCGCACTCTTCCTGCTGGAGGAAGTCGAAGGATGA
- a CDS encoding cox cluster protein, translating into MADTATQTPSGRPGNRVVLFIYAAIVAIAGVMGFILGNARPEDLDPELFGFIQLPPNAFGTALYGMITVAIGLGILLGLVIYVSERYPDA; encoded by the coding sequence ATGGCAGACACCGCGACCCAGACACCGAGCGGCCGGCCGGGCAATCGCGTCGTCCTGTTCATCTACGCCGCCATCGTCGCCATCGCCGGCGTGATGGGCTTCATCCTCGGCAACGCCCGCCCCGAGGACCTCGACCCGGAGCTGTTCGGGTTCATCCAGTTGCCGCCCAACGCCTTCGGCACCGCACTCTACGGCATGATCACCGTCGCCATCGGCCTGGGAATCCTCCTCGGACTGGTGATCTACGTCTCCGAACGGTACCCCGACGCCTGA
- a CDS encoding helix-turn-helix domain-containing protein, with product MVRDPFADEDQPDLQDVLDALDDPKCRAIVRNLDEPMTAEEISEVCDVPLSTTYRKLDLLTEASLLREGMEIRPDGQHASKYEVDFEEVVVGLDDGDRTFEVGISRVPRTADERLRDLWSEVRKET from the coding sequence ATGGTCCGAGACCCGTTCGCGGACGAGGACCAACCGGATCTACAGGACGTGCTCGACGCGCTGGACGACCCCAAGTGTCGAGCCATCGTTCGCAACCTCGACGAACCCATGACAGCCGAAGAGATCTCGGAGGTCTGTGACGTGCCGCTCTCGACCACCTACCGGAAGCTGGATCTGCTGACCGAAGCGTCGCTGTTGCGCGAAGGCATGGAGATTCGCCCCGACGGGCAACACGCCAGCAAGTACGAGGTGGACTTCGAGGAGGTCGTCGTGGGCCTCGACGACGGCGACCGGACGTTCGAGGTCGGGATCAGCCGAGTCCCACGGACCGCCGACGAACGACTGCGGGATCTGTGGTCGGAGGTGCGCAAAGAAACGTGA
- a CDS encoding PHP domain-containing protein, whose amino-acid sequence MLAAELHSHSSLSHDGRDPIELLLGQAEAVGLDALAVTDHDEIEASLAAVEKAEEYDLVGIPGMEVSTAAGHVLALGVREAVPPGLSFGETLDRIRSLGGIAVVPHPFQESRSGVLANISQETLTAADAIEVYNSRLLTGRSNRQAERFARRNGMPMTAGSDAHISEMVGQAVTRIDAAERSVDAILDAIREGHTTVEGKRTPWRISFRQAAGGVKRRVQRRLSDLR is encoded by the coding sequence GTGCTCGCCGCCGAGTTGCACTCCCACTCGTCGCTGTCCCACGACGGCCGTGACCCGATCGAACTGCTTCTGGGTCAGGCCGAGGCCGTCGGCCTGGACGCACTCGCCGTCACCGACCACGACGAGATCGAGGCCAGCCTCGCGGCCGTCGAGAAAGCCGAAGAGTACGACCTCGTCGGCATCCCCGGGATGGAGGTCTCGACGGCCGCTGGTCACGTCCTCGCGCTCGGAGTCCGGGAAGCGGTCCCGCCAGGCCTCTCTTTCGGGGAGACACTGGATCGCATCCGCTCGCTCGGCGGCATCGCCGTCGTCCCACACCCCTTCCAGGAGTCCCGCAGCGGCGTCCTCGCGAACATCTCACAGGAGACGCTGACCGCCGCCGACGCCATCGAGGTGTACAACTCCCGCCTGCTTACCGGCCGGTCGAACCGACAGGCCGAGCGGTTCGCCCGCCGCAACGGCATGCCCATGACCGCCGGGAGCGACGCCCACATCAGCGAGATGGTCGGACAGGCCGTGACCCGCATCGACGCCGCCGAACGTAGTGTCGACGCCATCCTCGACGCGATCCGCGAGGGCCACACCACCGTCGAGGGCAAACGGACGCCCTGGCGGATCAGCTTCCGGCAGGCCGCCGGTGGCGTGAAGCGCCGCGTCCAGCGCCGCCTCTCCGATCTGCGATGA
- a CDS encoding SCO family protein yields MDRRQYIRTALGATAGTVAVAGCLGGGDSSDQNPNTKLPKQEMEFDPEDVRFPAWGQQIPAVTLPDALGGGEQSTTEFDEPLALTFVFSNCETACPLLTQALVSAQGKALDEGWGDAVEFAEITFDPARDTAERLRTYAQERNVNLEAGNWTFLRPETEARAKATVQEELGVYFEKTGPGSHGTATGSTATGSTPTATEESASTPSTATETEPAADSGGYMFNHRSLILLVNADGYVERFWNGDDATSTAANELPDAMNRLRKA; encoded by the coding sequence ATGGACAGACGACAGTACATCCGGACCGCGCTCGGCGCGACGGCAGGGACGGTCGCAGTCGCCGGCTGTCTCGGTGGCGGTGATTCCTCGGACCAGAACCCGAACACGAAGCTCCCGAAACAGGAGATGGAGTTCGACCCGGAGGACGTTCGGTTTCCGGCGTGGGGACAGCAGATTCCCGCCGTGACACTCCCGGACGCCCTGGGTGGTGGCGAGCAATCGACCACAGAGTTCGACGAGCCGCTCGCGCTAACCTTCGTCTTCAGCAACTGCGAGACGGCCTGCCCGCTGTTGACGCAGGCACTCGTGTCGGCTCAGGGGAAGGCCCTCGACGAGGGGTGGGGCGACGCGGTCGAGTTCGCCGAGATAACCTTCGACCCGGCCAGAGACACGGCCGAACGATTGCGGACCTACGCACAGGAACGGAACGTGAATCTCGAGGCCGGCAACTGGACCTTCCTCCGTCCCGAGACGGAAGCGCGGGCGAAAGCGACCGTTCAGGAGGAGCTCGGCGTGTACTTCGAGAAGACCGGCCCCGGATCCCACGGGACGGCGACTGGTTCGACGGCGACCGGTTCCACACCGACCGCGACCGAGGAGTCAGCGTCGACGCCGTCCACGGCGACGGAGACGGAACCCGCAGCGGACTCCGGGGGGTACATGTTCAACCACCGATCGCTGATTCTGCTGGTCAACGCCGACGGCTACGTCGAGCGGTTCTGGAACGGGGACGACGCCACCTCGACGGCCGCCAACGAGCTCCCGGACGCGATGAACCGGCTCAGAAAGGCCTGA
- a CDS encoding halocyanin domain-containing protein yields the protein MRGIGAVTVAGALAGCSGGGNGDGDGGGDTTTTSGDGGGEATASVPSEVDTYLNDNDARLYNGNAVDETGNDTVTVSVGAGEQNYAFDPAAVKISTGTTVEWAWGGDLQHNVVATDGTFESERYTSPGVNFSYTFEEAGNYTYYCTPHRQLGMHGAIIVE from the coding sequence GTGCGTGGAATCGGAGCGGTGACAGTGGCCGGCGCGCTGGCTGGCTGTAGCGGTGGCGGAAACGGCGACGGAGACGGCGGTGGCGACACCACCACCACGAGCGGTGACGGTGGCGGGGAAGCGACTGCCAGCGTTCCCAGCGAAGTCGACACCTACCTGAACGACAACGACGCGCGGCTGTACAACGGTAACGCAGTCGACGAGACCGGGAACGACACCGTGACCGTCAGCGTCGGGGCCGGCGAGCAGAACTACGCGTTCGATCCTGCGGCGGTCAAGATCTCGACCGGTACGACAGTCGAGTGGGCCTGGGGCGGAGACCTCCAGCACAACGTCGTCGCGACCGACGGCACGTTCGAGAGCGAGCGGTACACCAGTCCCGGCGTCAACTTCTCGTACACGTTCGAGGAAGCCGGCAACTACACCTACTACTGTACGCCCCACCGGCAGCTGGGGATGCACGGCGCGATCATCGTCGAATAG